Proteins from a genomic interval of Flammeovirgaceae bacterium SG7u.111:
- a CDS encoding chemotaxis protein CheA encodes MQELIKEFIVEAKDLVKDLEKSLMVLEKDLGSIEEINTVFRVLHTLKGSAGMFGLTEIERLTHDLENIYADIRENIRQNDDFILDLTLHTADTLKDLLNGNDCKSEVDSIIEEVKRLRADEDGVQVDMEGKNAGSPKEASSFLIVFKPEKLLFKRGVNLTAVFEEIEELGKTEMIVHNDDIPLETQIENKEISSWFEIYLSTSEGEEEVNDVFLFMLETEYKVLPLTDSDLSNNDTFKEALGKIELSANDYAKRVELLDSITPTEKKEILEESSRQPETTEAADNEKETTEQSLFSKQKKESNISVSTKKLDDLINIVSEIVVFRSELQHLAGYLGNTELDEAAEKLERLSLKLRDNAFNIRLTPVNVMAVKIRRLIRSLSQQLGKEVEFITQGLETELDRSIISAVEAPLLHIIRNAVDHGIESPEDREAKGKPKKGLLKLFSYNSSDHVFIQIQDDGKGIDLEKVRAKGIEKGLISAEKTYSERELTQLILEPGFSTAEEVTKVSGRGVGMDVVKKDLATVRGEVEIHTEQGLGTIITLRLPNSLSVLDTLIVSVANQKYLLPISEVEYCYTENHDKLFEKKSRQIKYDHQLVPFVSLREFFEVKDQSPEEEKVIVINKNDQRVAIVVDSILGELQTVYKPLNELLRPAECFSGASILGDGSMALILNALKLNN; translated from the coding sequence ATGCAGGAGCTGATTAAAGAATTTATTGTAGAGGCAAAAGACCTTGTAAAAGACCTTGAAAAAAGCTTAATGGTTTTGGAAAAGGACTTGGGCAGTATTGAGGAAATCAACACGGTTTTCAGAGTACTGCACACGTTGAAAGGCTCTGCGGGAATGTTTGGCTTAACAGAAATTGAAAGGCTTACGCATGATCTGGAAAACATCTATGCCGATATAAGAGAAAATATTAGGCAAAACGATGATTTTATTCTAGACCTTACACTCCATACAGCAGACACATTGAAAGATTTGCTCAATGGAAACGACTGTAAAAGTGAAGTAGATAGTATCATAGAAGAAGTTAAAAGATTAAGAGCTGACGAGGATGGAGTTCAGGTTGATATGGAAGGGAAAAATGCTGGTTCTCCCAAAGAGGCATCCTCCTTTTTAATAGTTTTTAAACCTGAAAAATTATTATTTAAAAGAGGGGTAAACTTAACCGCTGTATTTGAAGAAATAGAAGAATTGGGCAAAACAGAGATGATCGTTCATAACGATGACATTCCTCTTGAAACCCAGATTGAAAACAAAGAAATTTCTTCTTGGTTTGAAATTTATTTGAGTACTTCAGAAGGTGAAGAAGAGGTAAATGATGTATTCCTCTTCATGTTAGAAACTGAATACAAGGTACTTCCCCTAACTGATTCTGACCTCTCAAACAACGATACATTCAAAGAAGCTCTTGGCAAAATTGAATTATCCGCAAATGATTATGCAAAAAGAGTAGAGCTTTTAGACAGTATTACTCCTACTGAAAAAAAAGAAATACTAGAAGAATCCAGTCGTCAACCCGAAACGACAGAAGCAGCTGATAATGAAAAAGAAACAACTGAACAGTCTCTTTTTAGCAAGCAAAAAAAGGAAAGTAATATCAGTGTTTCCACCAAAAAATTAGACGACCTAATCAACATAGTTAGTGAAATAGTGGTTTTCAGGTCTGAATTACAGCATTTGGCAGGTTACCTTGGCAATACTGAACTAGATGAAGCTGCTGAAAAGCTGGAAAGGCTATCGCTCAAATTAAGAGACAATGCCTTTAACATCAGGTTAACTCCTGTAAATGTAATGGCTGTCAAGATTCGAAGATTGATCAGAAGCTTATCGCAACAGCTTGGGAAGGAGGTTGAGTTCATCACCCAAGGCTTGGAAACTGAACTGGATAGAAGCATTATAAGTGCAGTAGAAGCCCCCTTGTTGCATATTATTAGAAATGCAGTTGATCATGGAATAGAATCTCCTGAAGACAGGGAGGCTAAAGGAAAACCTAAAAAAGGATTGCTTAAGCTTTTTTCCTACAACAGCAGCGACCATGTTTTTATTCAAATCCAAGATGATGGAAAAGGCATAGACCTTGAGAAGGTAAGGGCTAAAGGCATAGAAAAAGGATTGATTTCGGCTGAGAAAACTTATTCTGAAAGAGAATTAACACAGTTGATTTTAGAACCAGGATTTTCCACTGCCGAAGAAGTTACCAAAGTAAGTGGAAGAGGCGTGGGAATGGATGTGGTGAAAAAAGACTTGGCAACAGTTAGGGGTGAAGTTGAAATTCATACCGAACAAGGGCTGGGGACCATCATCACTTTAAGATTGCCAAACTCTCTTTCGGTACTTGATACCTTAATAGTTAGCGTGGCAAACCAGAAGTATCTTTTGCCAATATCAGAAGTAGAATATTGCTATACTGAAAACCACGATAAATTATTTGAGAAAAAAAGTAGGCAAATCAAGTATGACCACCAGCTTGTCCCCTTTGTTTCACTAAGAGAGTTCTTTGAGGTAAAGGATCAATCTCCAGAGGAGGAAAAGGTGATAGTAATAAACAAAAATGACCAGAGGGTTGCCATAGTAGTAGACAGCATATTGGGAGAGTTACAGACCGTGTACAAACCATTAAATGAGTTATTAAGGCCAGCAGAATGCTTTTCAGGAGCTTCAATTTTGGGAGATGGCAGTATGGCACTAATTCTCAA